The following is a genomic window from Methanoculleus thermophilus.
CGCGTCATACTATAGACTCGAGCGAAGACCGGGACGGCTCCTATGTGGTGACGCCAACCGGGGCATGGTGCCGCCGCCTCTTCGTCGTCGGTGCAATCACCGAGCAGAAAGGGAGCGGAGATGTTATTTGGGCCCGGGTTGCCGACCCCACCGGGACGTTCCGGGTCACGGCGGACTGGCAGAGCCCGGATGCTCTTGAGACACTCAGGTACATTGAACCTCCGGCATTCGTCGCCGTCACCGGGCGGGCAGTGCTCATCGGTTCCGGGGCGAGAGCAAACGCGACGGTGAACGCCGAGGCGCTCTGCGCGGCGGATCGTACAGCCCGTGACCTCTGGGTGCTCGCGACCGCCGATGCAACGCTTGATCGGCTCGAAGCCCTCAAGAAATGCGCTGATGAGCGGACCGCGACCGCTCGCCGACTCTATCAGACCACGGATGAGGATATCCGGGATATGGCCGGGATGGTGCGGACCGCGCTTGCAAGTATTCGCCCGGATATCTCCGTCGGCGAGATCACGCCTATCATCGGGCGCGACCTACTCCTTGCCGCCCTCGAGGATAAGGGCGGAAGCAGGGGCATCGGAGTTGAGGATGCAATCGCCGTCGGGGTGCAGTCCGGCCTCTCCGCCCGCGACGCCCGGGTCGCGCTTGAAGAACTTCTTGCCGCAGGGGAATGTTACCAGCCCGCATCGGGCATGATCAAACTTATCTGACATACTATGCGCCTTCATTTTATCGAGAACGGCCCGGCCCTCCTGGTCGAGCATGACCGGCGCGTGCTGGTCGTCGCCGACCTGCACATGGGCATCGAATCGGGCCTCGAGCGCCACGGCGTCCACATCCAAAGCCGGAGCGCCGCGCGGACCAAGCGCGTGCTCGCCTGCATTGAAGAGACGAATCCCGACCTCCTCCTCCTCTTGGGGGACGTAAAACACAACGTCCCGATAACGAGCAGGCAGGAGTACCGTGAACTTCCGGGCGTCCTGCAGGAATTCCGCGACCGGGTCCCGATTGCCGTCACTCCGGGCAACCATGACGGCGGTATCGGTCGCTTTCTTAACCCCGGAGAACTCCTCCCGGCCGAGGGCGCACTCATCGACGGCGTCGGCTACCTTCACGGCCACACCCATCCGGACCCGGAACTCTCCGGTCACCTCATCGTCATCGGCCACCACCATCCGGTCATCTCGATCGTGGATGCCGTCGGGTGCGCAGCACGTGCCAGGCCTGCCTACCTCTACTCGTGGATCGAAGAGCCGTCGGGAGATCGCACCCGGCTCCTCTTTGTCCCCGCCTTCAACGAATTTGCAGGAGGAATCGACGTCGGACGGTTGAAGAAGAGCGGGCTTGGGCCCCTTTCACGGTGCATTGATGAAAAAAGCGCGGAGGTGTATCTCGCAGATGGCACGTACGTCGGCACGCCGGCAACACTCTGCCCCACAGACGGCGTTTGATCTCCTCGATCCTAGGGTGCAGGAGGTCGTCCGGAAGCGCGGGTTTACTGAGTTGTCTCCCGCTCAGGAGCAGTCTATCCCGCGGCTCCTTAACGGGGAGAACCTGATCCTGGTAGCGCCGACCGGCACGGGAAAGACCGAGAGCGCAATGCTTCCGGTCTTCGACCGGCTCCTTGAGATTACCGGGGCGGGGTTCAAGGCTGTCTATATCACACCGCTCCGCTCCTTAAATCGGGACATCCTCAATCGGATGGAGTGGTGGTGCCGGGAACTCGGACTCTCGATCGGGGTCCGGCACGGGGATACGCCGCAGAACGAGCGGCGAAAGCAGGCATTGAACCCGCCGGATCTCCTCATCACGACCCCTGAGTCCTTGCAGACACTGTTCATAGGCAAGCGCCTCCGCAAGCACCTGGAGAATGTCAGGTATGTCGTCGTCGACGAGATTCACGAGCTTGCCGACAGCAAACGGGGAGCCCAACTTGCGGTGGCGCTCGAGCGCCTGGTTGCCTGCGCAGGGGAATTCCAGCGGATCGGCCTCTCGGCGACCGTCGGGAACCCGGACGATATCGGTCGGTTTCTCTGCGGGAATCGCCCGTTCTCGCTCGTCGAGGTCCCGGTCGCAAGCAGCCTCGCGATCAACGTCCAGTTCGCCGGAGAGGACTTCTCCTCCCAGACGCGGGCCGTCGAGAAGTGCCTCGATGCCCCCGGCTCCACCCTCGTCTTCGTCAACACCCGGGTGACTGCTGAGGCCCTCGGCCATCAGCTCTACTCCCGCGGCGACGTCGAGGTCCATCATGGCTCGCTCTCACGGGACGTCAGGGTCGATGCCGAGGAACGGTTCAGGAAGGGCGAGATCCGGACACTCATCGCCACATCCTCGATGGAACTCGGGATCGATATCGGGCATATCGAACACGTCGTCCAGTTCGGCTCCCCCCGACAGGTCTCGCGCCTGGTCCAGCGGGTCGGCCGGGCCGGCCACCGTCTCGATACCGTCTCGCGCGGGACCGTCCTTTCCACGGGGTTTGACGATCTCCTGGAGTCGCTCGTGATCGCACGCCGGGCGAGGGCGAACGAGTGCGAGCGGATCATCCCGCCAGCCGGGGCTGCCGATGTGCTCGCGAACCAGGTGGCGGCGATTGCGGTCGAGTACGGCGAGATCGAGGTCTCCCGCGTTCGGGAGATGATCGAGCGATCGGGGGTCTTTGCCGGCTGCGGGCCGCTCCTTGATTCCGTCTGCCGCCAGATGGTGGAGCACCGGCTGATCCGGATCGACGGGACCCGGATCGTCCGGACGGGGCGGGCCCGGCGTTACCTCATCGAGAACCTCTCGATGATCCACGACGAGCGCAAGATGGAGATCTTCGATATGGTCTCGCGCCGCACGGTCGGGACGCTCGACGAGTCGTTCGTCCTCGGGTGGATGCATACCGGCGCGGTCTTCATCACGAAGGGCCAGCTCTGGCAGGTGCTCGAGATTGAGGGAAACAGGATCACGGTCGAGCCGGCCACCCGGGCGAAAGGCGAGGTCCCGTCATGGGAGGGTGAGCAGATCCCGGTGCCGTTCGCTGTCGCCCAGGAGGTCGGGGCGCTCCGGAGAACTCGGGCGTTTGACCGCTACTCAGACGATCCCTGCGCGATAGCATACGCAGAGCGGTTCATGGCCGGAATGGACGAGGGAAACTACCCCGTCCCCACCGACCGCCTCATCACCCTCGAGAACACCGACGAAGGCGTCGTCTGCAACGTCTGCGGCGGACACAAGGCGAACGAGGCGCTGGCACGCGCGCTCTCGGTCCTCCTATCGGCCCGCTACGGGACGACCGTCGGGATCGAGGTCGGCGCTTACCGGTTCCTCCTGCGCCTGCCCCCGGAGATCCGCGCACTGGAGGTTCAGGAGACCCTTGCGGCGCTCGAACCCATGCATCTTTCGGGGATTCTGAAACTCGCCCTGAAACGAACGGCGCTCTTTAAGTGGAAACTTGTGCAGGTGGCAAAGAAGTTCGGCGCCATCGATGCGGACGCCGACTACGAGCGGTTCAGCATCCACCGGCTCATCGAGCTCTTTGACGAGACCGTCATCGCCGCCGAGGCATACCGGGAACTCTTCGCAAACTCGATGGACGTGGACGCAGCGCAGGAGATCCTCAAACGCCTTCGCGACGGCAGGATCGCGGTCGTCACGGGGCGGTTAAGCCCGCTCGGGAGCGATGTGCTCTCGTCTTCCCGGGACATGATTCCGCCGCCGATGATCGACCAGGCGGTGATCGGGACGTTGATGCGCCGGCTTGAGAAGGAGGATGTCGTCCTCTTCTGCATGCACTGCCGGAAGTGGAAGAGCCGGACGACCGTGGAGCGGGTCCCGGATCGCCCGCAATGCCCACTCTGCAATGCGCGCCTCATCGCGGCGTTAAAACCCTGGGACGAGCAGCTCATTCCGGCGGTGAAGAAGAAGAACAAGTCCGATGAGGAGCGGGCGATCGAGGTCAGGTTCCTTCGAAACGCCAACATCGTCCTCTCCAGCGGGAAGAAGGCGATAATAGCCCTCGCGGCAAAGGGCGTCGGCCCTGAGGTGGCGTCACGGATACTTGCCACCATGACCGAAGGGGATGCTTTCTACCGCGAGATCCTCAAGGCCGAGCGGAACTACGTAAAGACGCACAGGTTCTGGTAGTGAGCTCGTGCGGTATCGCCGGAGTTGCACTGGAGTAGCAACACATCCGGTACCGCCACAGTCGGGCAAGATGAGGCTCTTCTAACCCAGGTTCTCCCGACGGCATCATGCCCGGCAGAGTAATCTGGCGATAACCTTACAGCACAAAAAAGAGGCTTTCCTCGGCCTCATTTTTACTCAGAAAATGAACAACAGTAAAGAGGTTTACACGATTGTTTCAAGCCGCTGTTCCAGGAAATCGAGTCCTCGCTTGATATCCTCGATGTTCTTTCCGCCGGTCAGGATGATCTTTCCGGAACTGAAGAGGAGGGCGACAATCTTTGGATCCTCAATGCGGTATACAAGTCCCGGGAACTGCTCAGGTTCGTACTCGATGTTCTCAAGGTTGAGAGTGATGACCACCTTGTTCAGGTTGATGTACCTGCCCATGTCATACGAACAGACAATGTTCGTGACCGCGACCTGTGGCTCGTCATACGTATCGATACCGGCATCCCGAAGTGAGTGCATGATGATATCAAGGCCTTCGCGGAGGTCCTGCTTGTTCCTGATACCGGTGAGCACGACTTTTCCCGAGGAGAAAATCAGGGATGCGATCTTCGGCTTCTCAATGCGATAGACCGCTCCGGGGAACCTCTTCGTATTCAGTTCGCAGTTTTGTATTTTATCTGATACTTTTTCGAGGTCGATCGAGTCGGCAATCACCCCGGAGGCAACGATGTTCTCGATTTTCAGTGACTCGTATCCCTTCTCATCCATCGATATGAGTATCATTTTTCGGACCATAATACTAATGGATAATCTTTATGGCCATTACGAATTTAGAGCGTTCTTCACGGTCGTGCATTCTTTAAATCATGAGCGCGCAATTTTATTGATCACGTTATGGCAGATGATACGCAAAACCCCCCATCCTATGAAGACCTCTGCGCCAACTTCAAGATAGACGTCCCTGAATACTATAACTTCGGCTTCGACGTGATCGATGCATGGGCGAAGAAGGATCGGAATAAACTGGCGATGATCTGGACCGACCAGAAGGGCAACGAGAAGAAATACACATTCTATGACCTCATGCGGCTCTCAAATCAGGCGGTCAACATCTGTCTGAAATATGGTATAAAGAAGGGTGACCGGGTGATGTTGATGCTGCCCCGGGTGCCCGAGTGGTGGATCTTCGTTATCGCCCTCATCAAACTCGGTGCTGTCTACTGTCCCGCAACGACGATGCTGACACCGAAAGATCTGAAATATCGCATCCAGGCAGCCGAGATCAAGATGGTCATCACCCTGGCCGAACATGCGGACAAGGTCGATGAGATCTGTGATGAGTGCCCCACGCTCGCGGTTCGGCTCCTGATCGATGGCGTGAGAGAGGGGTGGGTCAGCTACCCGGTTGAACTTGACTACCCCGCACCCTGCTCACACAGGCTGGTGAACCTCCCCGGAATGCAGCGGACCAAATCGACGGACCCTATGCTGATCTTCTTCACCTCCGGGACTACCGGCGAGCCGAAGATGGTGGTCCATGACTACTCCTATCCGCTCGGGCATATCGTCACCGCGCAACTGTGGCACGACCTGCATCCGAACGATCTCCACCTGACAATATCAGACACGGGCTGGGGGAAGAGCGCATGGGGAAAACTCTTCGGTCAGTGGATCGTCGGCGCGTGCATCTTCGTCTACGACATCAGGGGGCGGTTCCACGCCACCGAGATCCTGCCGCTCATGGAGAAGTACGGGATCACGACATTCTGCTGCCCCCCGACCATCTACCGGATGCTCATCCTCGCCGATCTCGACAAGTTCGATCTCTCCGACCTGCGCCACTGCTGCAGCGCCGGTGAGGCTCTCAACCCCGAGGTGATCCGGGCATGGAAGGAAGGGACAGGTAAGACGATCTATGAGGGCTACGGCCAGACCGAGACGGTGCTCTGCATAGGGACTCTTCCTGGCATGAAGTGCAAGCCCGGATCCATGGGGAGGCCCATGCCCGGCTGGCATGTCGAACTTCACGACGATGAAGGGAATCCGGTCGGTGTCGGTGAAGAAGGGCGGATCGCGATCAGACTCGATCCCCGGCCTGTGGGGCTCTTCCGCGGCTACCTGAACAATGAAGAAGAGAACCGCAGGGTCTTCCAGAATGGGTTCTATTATACCGGCGATAAAGCCTACATGGACGAGGACGGCTACTTCTGGTTCATCGGGCGCGACGACGATGTCATCAAGTCATCCGGCTACCGGATCGGGCCGTTCGAGGTCGAGAGCGCGCTCATGGAGCATCCGGCTGTGCAGGAGGCAGCGGTCGTTGGCTCTCCCGATGTGATCCGGGGCCTGATTGTCAAAGCCTTCATCATCTTAAAACCGGGATATCAGCCCAGCGAAGCGCTGGTCAAGGATATTCAGAGGTATGTTAAGCGAGTGACGGCGCCCTACAAGTATCCCCGTGCGATCGAGTTTGTGGAGTCGCTCCCAAAGACCATATCCGGCAAGATCAAGCGCTATGAACTCCGGGAACTCGAGATGAAGCGGTTCATGGATAACAACAACCACAACCCTCCCCCCTCCACAACGAGCGGGGAGTAATTAGATTTATTTTGTTGGAGATACTACAATATTAGGCGCGAGGGTTGCCAAGCCAGGTCAAAGGCGCTGGATTCAGGGTCCAGTCTCGAAGGAGTTCGAGCGTTCAAATCGCTCCCCTCGCATTCTTTTGACGCGTAAAAAAAAGAGTTATTTGACCCTGCCAAACTCCTGACTGACTTCTGCTGCGGACTGGAAGGTCTGGTCTTGGAACATCTCAAGAACCTGAATCACTGCGTTGGGTGCATTGTTCTTCCTGGCATGGTTGATCAGGTCCTGCTTGTTGGCGGGGTAGTCCATGCCGGCAAGATACTTCTGGAATGCGGATGCACTCAACTCTTCAACCGATGCTGTCTGTGCTACAGAGGCCTGCCCGCCTCTAACCGAGGGTCTCTCTTCTGCCATTGTTCTTACCACCTTTTCTTGTTTGCATCCCTTCCGGAGGGACACACGCATGCCCATAGCTCTAGGTGAATAAAAAAGTTACTGTGTTTTGAGGCCAAAACGACGATAATATGAAGAGAACTAGTTCTGAGTTGGTGATGACCGGATACGGCAGACCCACCCGGTATCATCGGTTCGCCGGAATGCCTCTTGGAGAGGAGTGCTCCTGTTGGCTATCGGGCAAACGGATCTAGGCCCTGGTGTCACTGTGGGCCGTCGGGTTGATCAATTTACGGAATGCCTCCATTGTAACGAGGAGAGATCCGGACCGGTTCACCAGATCAACGCTGGCAACATATTGCCGGTTTTTGGCACCCGGGAAAATTTCCCTCAAAATTAAAAAATTATGCGCTGATGGCAGCCAGTCTGCCCTCATCGCGCATGAACAGCCAGTAGCCCTCGGTTGGATTGAGTCTCTGGTTCTCACCCTGTGCTCCGGTCTGGTTGTTGATGAGCACCGAGCGATACATCTGGTTCTCCGCATCGAACCCGACGACATAGACCCAAGCGTCCTCCACTGATCCCAGGGCTTCATCCGCAGTTCGTGGTGTCATGTCAGAGTAGCCAATGGCATTCCAGCCTGAGCTGAGCGTCCTCATGGCGGGCGCTCTCACCGGGTTGGTGCTGAGACTCAGTTCTATGGTTGTATCCTCGGTTGAATAGACCCAGTATCCAACAAGGACTTCCAGAGTCTCGTTCTCGCCCACCGGAGTGAAGCCGGTTGCCGGTTCAAATGTGTAGATCGGCCGCCCATCAGTCTCGACTTCACTGAAAACCTGTCCTACAGTGTCGTTGCCTACAGCAAGCTGTCTTGGGATGGAGATGAAATTCCAGCCCTCATAGAGTTCGAGGTCCATAGTCTCCCCGGTCGATGGGGTTGGCGTCGTCGGTGTTGGAGTGACGTTGACCGTCGGCGTCGGGGTCACATTGACTGTCGGTGTCGGTGTGACGTTGACTGTCGGCGTCGGAGTCACATTCACTGTCGGTGTTGGGGTGACGTTGACTGTCGGCGTCGGGGTCACATTCACCGTCGGCGTCGGCGTGACGTTGACTGTCGGCGTCGGAGTCACATTCACTGTCGGTGTTGGGGTGACGTTGACCGTTGGTGTCGGAGTCACATTCACCGTCGGCGTCGGAGTGACGTTGACCGTCGGTGTCGGAGTGACGTTGACCGTCGGTGTCGGAGTCACATTGACCGTCGGTGTTGGTGTGACGTTGACCGTTGGTGTTGGGGTCACATTGACCGTCGGCGTCGGGGTTACATTCACCGTCGGTGTCGGAGTCACAGTCACTGTTGGTGTCGGCGTCGGCGTGGGTGTTGGGATTGTGACATCCGGCGGGATCAGGACACCGTCAATCACGTAGACATTGATGTTATTCGTGATCTGGATCTGGTTCTGGACGGTGAAGTTGTTGATGATCAGCTGACCGCCGTCTGTTATTGAAACGTTGACCCCTGATCCTTCAACAGTCGGCAGGGATATCTGGCCGTCGGTTGAGTTCTGGCACAGCATCACGAGTTCTTCGATCGTGTAGTCGCCCTGGATGACGTGATACTCGAGGATAGTGTTTAAGAGCGTGGTGTTGTTGAAGATGAGCGAGAGCGTCTCGTTGCCGAGTTCGTCAAACGCATCATTCGTCGGGGCGCATATGATGTAAGTTCTGTTCTCTTCAAGGCTCTGGTCGAGAGTGGAGTTGTTTACGACTTCGACGAAGGTCGTCAGATTCTCTTCATCAGCAAGCTCAGCGACGATCAATTCGGTGATATTCACCACCGGAGTCGGCGTCGGAGTCACATTGACCGTCGGTGTCGGCGTGACGTTGACTGTCGGCGTCGGAGTCACATTGACCGTCGGTGTCGGCGTGACGTTGACTGTCGGCGTCGGAGTCACATTGACCGTCGGCGTCGGCGTGACGTTGACTGTCGGCGTCGGAGTCACATTGACCGTCGGCGTTGGAGTGACGTTGACCGTCGGTGTCGGGGTCACATTGACCGTCGGCGTTGGAGTGACGTTGACCGTCGGTGTCGGGGTCACGTTCTCTTCGACCGTGACGTTCACCGTCTCAAAGACGAGCGGACTGAGCGGCGTGTGGTCGTTGTTGACCAGCTGGACCGAGAGGTTGTGCTCTCCCGGCGTCACGTTCTCCCAGGTGTGGGTGAGGTTCGCGGAGACGACGTAGCCGCCGGTCGGCGGGATGGCCGGTTCGCTCTCATTCGTCGGTATCGGGGCGTCCAGGTAGTAGTGCAGGTGCCCCTCGCCCGGGGCGTTCGGCTGCCCGGTCGGCTCGACAAGCGTGAAGTTCGTGACATTCACGCTCACCGTGACGTTCCCGGTGGGGATGCTGGCGCCCTCCATGGGTTCAATGATGGTGACGTTCGCTTCGGCGGCCGGCGGGGTTGGCGTCACCGTCGGCGTCGGTGTGACGTTGACTGTCGGTGCCGGAGTCACGTTCACCGTCGGTGTCGGAGTCACATTGACCGTTGGTGCCGGAGTGACATTCACAGTCGGTGTTGGAGTGACGTTGACTGTCGGTGCCGGTGTTACGTTCACCGTCGGGGTCGGAGTCACATTGACCGTTGGTGTCGGGGTGACGTTCACTGACGGCAGTCCCCCGGTCACGTTGAATGCCTGCTGGACAGGGCTCCCGTTCAGGAGGACCGGCACGTCAGGGCCCGGGAACTCGTGGACGCCAAGTACTCCCTGGTCAAGGTGGAGCATGGCGTAGAGGACCGGCGTTGCCTCCTCGACATCAATTGCAATGGTCACGTTCTCGTTCACACCCGGACTGATCGGGCTGAAACCGATGACCGGCCCCGGGGTTCCGTTCTCGTCTGCGTGAATGTCCGCCCATCCGGGTCGATGAATCGTGGCAGTGTCAACGACCACCGTAGCGTTTTCAATCGACTGGTCGGAGATGTTGATCGCCGGTGTCACGTTCTCTGCTGGCGGTGGAATCCCCGTCGGTGTCGGTGTTACGTTGACCGTTGGTGTCGGGGTCACGTTCACTGTCGGTGTCGGAGTCACATTGACGGCTGCCCCGAGTACAGTCGCATTGACTATCAGCGTATACGAGGCGTTCTCTATGGTGTGGTTAAGAGGTCCGTAAGAGTAGATGATGCTGTCGCCGTCGGTCACGTTCGTCACTGCAGGTCCGGTTGTACCCCGTTCGTCATTTATCCAGTATGTCCAGTTATGCGGAGTGCCGTTCACAATCTCGTTAGAGATGTTCATAATCGACAGGATGCTGAGGTTTCCCTCTTGTGGAGGCAGATCTTCAACAACCTGATACTCGAATGCACCAAGGTTTGAGGCTACGTCAAGGGCTCCAAGCACGCTAATCTGAGGCACCTCATACGTCTCGGTACTGTTAACCGGTGTAATGCTTACAATCTCATCCGGGTTCAGTTCAACAGGCCCCTCCCCGATCAGCACTGCCGTGCTTGCGGCAGCGATTGATAGGAGAAGAACGATGCACAAACTGAACTCTACAGGTCTTCTCATGCATATCCCCCCTTGCGGCCAAGGGGATAATCGTTGTAATATAAAAATATTGTCATAAAAATTTTTTAGTGGATATTAGGTCAAATAAAGGTTTGATCAGAGGCATTTCTACATCCTCATTCATCATGAACAGACACATCAACGGCTGGTCCCCAGCCGTCGTAAAAGCGGACGGCATGTTCTTTTGAGGCATGGGGTTCCGCTTGCAATCCTCGATGACCCGGCTTGCCTCTTACCCCGGCGCAGTTGACGGTTCCGGGTGCCATAGTGGAGCAACTTGCAGTCTGTGCAATAATATCCCCAAAAAAAGAGTAGTTAAGAGAATAATCCGCCTCTTCAGTACCCGGAACCGATACTTGCTGCCATCCCTCCTGGCCGTTTACGTCATTGCACGACTCCCACCAGAGGCTGACTCTCAGTCATCGTCTCTGTCGGGATCGGCGTCATGGTCTGATTTTCGGCTGCTGTCAGGTTCAGGGCCGGAGGCACCAGGACCCGGTCGATGATATGAATCACACCATTGGTTGTGTTGATGTCCATGATGGTGATGGTTGCATTCTCAACCATGACTTCGCCGTCGCTGGTGGTGACGTTTAAGGTCTCACCGGAAAGCGTGTTGAGCGTCGTCATGTTCCCGGCCTCTTCACCACCGAGGAGTCCGCTGATGATCTCGATGACGCCGCCGTCAGACTGGCCTCCTGTCTGGTTCTGGCTCATGTTGGTGAGGTTCGCTGCGGTGTACTCGCCCTCAATAACGTGGTACTGGAGCAGTATAGTCAGGTTCCCGGGTTCGTTCATGAGCTGGGTGACGGTATCATTGCCGAGCGCAATGAACGCTTCATTGCTTGGAGCAAAGACCGTGTACGGTCCCGTCGTATTCAGGGTGTCAGAGAGCCCGGCCGTATCGATTGCTTCGGCCAGCGTTGTCAAATTCCGGTCTTGATTGATGTACTCGACAATCGTCACATTTTCTGTCAGATTGACCGGTTGCCCGGTCTGGCCCACGGGTGTCATCGTTGCATTCTCGTCCCCCACCACTGCCGCCGTCACACCAAGCGGCATTGCCAGAAAGACGAGGATGCAGATGCACAGAGTCATCCATTGTCTCATTCTATCCATCCCCCCTTGGGAGGGGGGATGGATACGTATTCAATTATATAAATCTTATTTATGGTTGTGACCGGGTCTTGGTGATAGATCCGGTGACCGGGGCAATCTTCTCACTCCAGCTGCTAGGGAGATGAGCGGCCAATATCGACTCGTATTCCAGGAATCATTGCATCCGTTGGGATATAAGAGGCTTAGAGGCGTATCAGGACAGTCTTCTCCTCTGTGTACTCCTCGAGCGCCCGGCTGCCGTTCTCTCTGCCTATGCCGCTTGATTTCATCCCTCCAAACGGCACCTCCGGCGGAATCCGAAGATGCTGGTTGACCCAGACAATTCCCGCCTCGAGGCTTTCCGTCGCCCGGGCGATCACATCCGCGCTCCGGGTCCATACTGAGGCCCCGAGGCCGTAACGGCTATTGTTTGCGAGATCAATCGCCTCATCGAGGCCCGAGACGGTCGCTATCGGGAGCACCGGGCCAAAGACCTCCTCCGAGAAGAGGATTGAGTCATAGGGGACATCGGTTACAAGCGTCGGCAGGAAGAAGAACCCTCGTTTGTATGCTTCACCCTCAGGAGTCCGCCCTCCCGTGATGATCGTTCCCTCGTCCTGTTCCCGGGCGGTATCGACCTGGGTGACGACCCGCATGAAACCTGCCCGGTTGTTCAGCGGTCCCATGCTGACGCCGCGATCCAATCCGTTCCCGACGACGATCTCCTCGACCCTCGATTTTAAGTGTCGGATGAATTCATCCGCGATAGAATCAAAGAGATAGAGTCTTTTGACTGCCGTGCAGACCTGACCGCAGTTGTAGAATCGACCCCGGATGACCCCCTCAACCGCCATCCCGATATCGGCATCATCCGCAACGATCATGGGATCGCTTCCTCCGAGTTCCAGTGTGAGGTGCTTCATTGTCGGTGCGGCGTCCATGGCGACCTGCCTTCCTGTCCCGACTTCGCCGGTGAATGAGACCTTCCGAATGCCCGGGTTCCTCGCAATCTCGCGGCCGACGGTCTCTCCCGGGCCGGTGACGATGTTCAAGACGCCGGGAGGAAGCCCTGCCTCTTCGAGGATCTCTGCGAGCCGTATACAGGTCAGCGGGGCAGTGCGGGCAGGCTTCAGGACCATGGTGTTCCCTGCCGTCAGAGCCGCCCCGATCTTCCAGCCCATGATGATCGCCGGCATATTCCAGGGAATAATGGCACCACAGATGCCGAGCGGACGTCTCTGGACTGCAGCGTGGCCGTAGCCCCGGATCTTTAAGTACTCTCCCTGTTCCCTCGCAGAGAGGGCGTGGTAGTATTCAAGAATATTTGCAAATCCGTTGATCTCATCAACCGCTTCGCGGATGGGCTTTCCCTGTTCGGTGGTGAGAAGCG
Proteins encoded in this region:
- a CDS encoding aldehyde dehydrogenase family protein; translated protein: MKMLINGEWCDAASGKVFEVRNPATGDLIEEVPFGNEDDVRAAVEAAGEAFADWSTKDPRVRSKILLFAATEVRRRNTELGTLLTTEQGKPIREAVDEINGFANILEYYHALSAREQGEYLKIRGYGHAAVQRRPLGICGAIIPWNMPAIIMGWKIGAALTAGNTMVLKPARTAPLTCIRLAEILEEAGLPPGVLNIVTGPGETVGREIARNPGIRKVSFTGEVGTGRQVAMDAAPTMKHLTLELGGSDPMIVADDADIGMAVEGVIRGRFYNCGQVCTAVKRLYLFDSIADEFIRHLKSRVEEIVVGNGLDRGVSMGPLNNRAGFMRVVTQVDTAREQDEGTIITGGRTPEGEAYKRGFFFLPTLVTDVPYDSILFSEEVFGPVLPIATVSGLDEAIDLANNSRYGLGASVWTRSADVIARATESLEAGIVWVNQHLRIPPEVPFGGMKSSGIGRENGSRALEEYTEEKTVLIRL
- a CDS encoding fasciclin domain-containing protein, with translation MTLCICILVFLAMPLGVTAAVVGDENATMTPVGQTGQPVNLTENVTIVEYINQDRNLTTLAEAIDTAGLSDTLNTTGPYTVFAPSNEAFIALGNDTVTQLMNEPGNLTILLQYHVIEGEYTAANLTNMSQNQTGGQSDGGVIEIISGLLGGEEAGNMTTLNTLSGETLNVTTSDGEVMVENATITIMDINTTNGVIHIIDRVLVPPALNLTAAENQTMTPIPTETMTESQPLVGVVQ
- a CDS encoding fasciclin domain-containing protein; its protein translation is MRRPVEFSLCIVLLLSIAAASTAVLIGEGPVELNPDEIVSITPVNSTETYEVPQISVLGALDVASNLGAFEYQVVEDLPPQEGNLSILSIMNISNEIVNGTPHNWTYWINDERGTTGPAVTNVTDGDSIIYSYGPLNHTIENASYTLIVNATVLGAAVNVTPTPTVNVTPTPTVNVTPTPTGIPPPAENVTPAINISDQSIENATVVVDTATIHRPGWADIHADENGTPGPVIGFSPISPGVNENVTIAIDVEEATPVLYAMLHLDQGVLGVHEFPGPDVPVLLNGSPVQQAFNVTGGLPSVNVTPTPTVNVTPTPTVNVTPAPTVNVTPTPTVNVTPAPTVNVTPTPTVNVTPAPTVNVTPTPTVTPTPPAAEANVTIIEPMEGASIPTGNVTVSVNVTNFTLVEPTGQPNAPGEGHLHYYLDAPIPTNESEPAIPPTGGYVVSANLTHTWENVTPGEHNLSVQLVNNDHTPLSPLVFETVNVTVEENVTPTPTVNVTPTPTVNVTPTPTVNVTPTPTVNVTPTPTVNVTPTPTVNVTPTPTVNVTPTPTVNVTPTPTVNVTPTPTVNVTPTPTPVVNITELIVAELADEENLTTFVEVVNNSTLDQSLEENRTYIICAPTNDAFDELGNETLSLIFNNTTLLNTILEYHVIQGDYTIEELVMLCQNSTDGQISLPTVEGSGVNVSITDGGQLIINNFTVQNQIQITNNINVYVIDGVLIPPDVTIPTPTPTPTPTVTVTPTPTVNVTPTPTVNVTPTPTVNVTPTPTVNVTPTPTVNVTPTPTVNVTPTPTVNVTPTPTVNVTPTPTVNVTPTPTVNVTPTPTVNVTPTPTVNVTPTPTVNVTPTPTVNVTPTPTVNVTPTPTVNVTPTPTTPTPSTGETMDLELYEGWNFISIPRQLAVGNDTVGQVFSEVETDGRPIYTFEPATGFTPVGENETLEVLVGYWVYSTEDTTIELSLSTNPVRAPAMRTLSSGWNAIGYSDMTPRTADEALGSVEDAWVYVVGFDAENQMYRSVLINNQTGAQGENQRLNPTEGYWLFMRDEGRLAAISA